The proteins below are encoded in one region of Pangasianodon hypophthalmus isolate fPanHyp1 chromosome 6, fPanHyp1.pri, whole genome shotgun sequence:
- the fgf7 gene encoding fibroblast growth factor 7: MMHRWMVVWKRPDLLCGLYLRVLLWLGGVGVAYGGGVASTEPSAVCDCIKQERYARNYDYMEGGDVRIRRLYSRTQWFLTVDENGNINGTQDPNNCYSILEIRTVSEGGVLAIKGVKSQYYISMSRSGILQGKKEYGDSCNFKEVFLENFYTAYMSEKWSKNGKDMFISLSQKGRPLRGKKTRKESIASHFIPRTCKEDDRTPT, translated from the exons ATGATGCACAGATGGATGGTGGTGTGGAAACGGCCAGACCTGCTGTGTGGACTTTACCTGCGTGTGCTGCTGTGGCTGGGCGGAGTGGGAGTGGCCTATGGAGGGGGTGTGGCCTCGACTGAACCCTCGGCTGTGTGCGACTGCATCAAGCAAGAACGCTACGCTCGGAATTACGACTACATGGAGGGAGGGGACGTGCGGATTCGCCGACTTTACAGCCGCACGCAGTGGTTCCTCACCGTCGACGAGAACGGAAACATCAACGGCACACAGGACCCCAACAACTGCTACA gtatCCTGGAGATCCGCACGGTCTCAGAGGGAGGCGTCCTGGCAATCAAAGGGGTGAAGAGTCAGTATTACATTTCCATGAGCAGGTCTGGAATACTGCAAGGCAAG AAGGAGTACGGCGACAGCTGCAACTTCAAGGAGGTGTTTTTAGAAAACTTCTACACGGCCTACATGTCGGAGAAATGGAGTAAAAACGGGAAGGACATGTTCATCTCTCTGTCGCAGAAGGGCCGGCCGCTGAGGGGCAAAAAGACTCGCAAAGAGAGCATCGCCTCACACTTCATCCCTCGCACGTGCAAGGAGGACGACAGGACGCCGACctga